TTGTCTTGGGCCTCTGAAAAGACCCTGGCCTTCACATTGTCGCTCCAACTGATCTCGAAGGTATCGATAAGTTCTTGCTTTATATCCTCATCATAGATGGGGCAGCCCACCTCAACACGATAGTCAAGGTTTCTTGTCATCCAATCCGCAGAAGATATATATACCTTTGGGTCGCCGTTATTGGCAAAAATGAACAATCTGGGGTGTTCCAAGAACTTATCGACCACACTGATGGCCTCGATGTTCTCGCTCATGCCCTCGACCCCGGGAATCAGGCAACAAATTCCCCTGATGATCAACTGGATCTTTACCCCTGCCCTGCTGGCCTCATAGAGCTTATCTACCATTTTGTACGAGGTAAAACTGTTCATCTTTATTTTGATGTACGCTTCTTTACCCATGATTGCATTGGCAATTTCGTTGTCTATCAACCTATTAAAAACATTTTTGGTGTAATGCGGCGAAACAATGAGGTGCTTGTACTTGTTGATCTTGTAGGAGGTCTCAAAAAAGTCAAAGACCTTGTTCAACTCTTTCAAAATACCATCATGTGCCGTGAACAGGGTGTAGTCTGTATACACACGGGCCGTTGATTCGTTGAAATTACCCGTACTGACAAAGCCGTATCGCTTAATGCCCTTTTCTTCTTCGCGCTCGATCAAACAGATCTTGCTGTGCACCTTTAACCCGGGTATACCAAATATTAGCTTTACCCCTTCTTCTTGCAGTTGGTTGGCATATTCAATATTGGCCTGCTCATCAAAACGGGCCTGCAGCTCGATCTGCACCGTTACCTGCTTGCCATTTTTAGCAGCGTTGATCAACGCCGCTGCCACCTGTGAGTTATTGGCCAAGCGATATACGGTGATCTTGATGGCCCTGACCTTTGGATCCAAGGCCGCCTCTTTCAAAAACTTGATAACATACGAAAACGTATGATAGGGCACATATTGCAGGTAATCTTTTTTGGCGATGCTCTCAAAAAGGCTTCCTTCAAAACTGAACCCCTTGACCGGGAGCGGTTTGATCTTTTCATAAAGCAAATCGGTACGGCCCAAGCTTGGGAACCCCATATAATCTCTCCTATTGTGGTAGCGCCCACCTGGTATTACGCTGTCGTTTTCTGCGATGCCCATCTTCTCTTTGAGATATTTCAGCGTATCGCGTGCTATGCTTTTGTCATAGACAAAGCGTACCGGATCGCTGATTTTTCTGTG
This portion of the Flagellimonas lutaonensis genome encodes:
- the ppk1 gene encoding polyphosphate kinase 1, with translation MTKLNNEYINREISWLHFNERVLQESADENVPLIERLRFLGIFSNNLDEFFKVRYATVKRIVDAGKKGKSVLGGERAKDLLEEITKIVIAQQSKSIEILKHIEDELEAQNIFIVNEEGVTDDQAEFIKDYFQKKVSPELMIIILNDVTQFPVLKDTAAYLAVKMVLNSETGGLLKKRKELQYALIEIPKGIDRFVVLPRKDGKDYIIILDDLIRFCLDKIFTMFDYESISAHMIKITRDAELDIDNDLSKSFIEKISSSVEHRKISDPVRFVYDKSIARDTLKYLKEKMGIAENDSVIPGGRYHNRRDYMGFPSLGRTDLLYEKIKPLPVKGFSFEGSLFESIAKKDYLQYVPYHTFSYVIKFLKEAALDPKVRAIKITVYRLANNSQVAAALINAAKNGKQVTVQIELQARFDEQANIEYANQLQEEGVKLIFGIPGLKVHSKICLIEREEEKGIKRYGFVSTGNFNESTARVYTDYTLFTAHDGILKELNKVFDFFETSYKINKYKHLIVSPHYTKNVFNRLIDNEIANAIMGKEAYIKIKMNSFTSYKMVDKLYEASRAGVKIQLIIRGICCLIPGVEGMSENIEAISVVDKFLEHPRLFIFANNGDPKVYISSADWMTRNLDYRVEVGCPIYDEDIKQELIDTFEISWSDNVKARVFSEAQDNAYRKANGPKVRSQFAMYDYYLRKLES